In Colletotrichum higginsianum IMI 349063 chromosome 1, whole genome shotgun sequence, the DNA window GAAGGATCCAAGGGCTACAGCTGCTGCAAGCGCCGCGTGCTGGAGTTCGACCAGTTCATGAAGATCGAGGGCTGCAAGACTAAGGACCGTCACCTCTTCATCGGCagcggcaagaagaagaatgcggccgcggccggcggcgaggagaagctcgacacCGTCCGCACCGACTTTTACCAGACGCCCTCCACCGTCAtcgcctccttcttcctcaaGAAGATTGTCAAGGACTCGGCCAAGATCGAGTTCAAACCGCAGTCCATCGCGCTCGACCTGCCCACGTCGGACTCGCCGCCCAAGCGCTACACCACCGAGGTGCCCCTTTTCGCGCCCATCGACGTTGGAAAATCCACCTTCAAGGTCCTCGGCACTAAACTTGAGGTGAacctcgccaaggccggcggtgAGTCGTGGCCAGTCCTGCGCAGCGACGACCGTCTCACTGGTGAGATATTACAAATCGGCAAGGCTGGGCGTTTGCAGTAGACATGTTGACTTCCATGTCATGGATTTACGCTCTCGCGCTTCGCGTCAAGCACGTTTATCACACGGACTTTCGGATTTAGAGGAGTtcgggggaagggggaaaggaaagaaaagaaacgaGGCCAAACGTCAGCGAGAAGAAACGAAGAGGGAATTCAAGAGGGAAGAACACGTGTGCGAGACATGGGGGTTTTCCCGGACGCAAGAAGAGACACTAGAGAAGCACGCAAGAAAGGCTATAGATAAGCATGTGAGACACGAGGTGTCTTTATGTCGCAAACCAAGGATGCGGTGCTGCCTGTAGCTAGCTTGTAATCCAAAGAAAAGAACGTAAAACAAGAAAAACTTCAACGTCAAACCCCAAGACATGTTGTTTCTGACCCCCACACCCTCTCGAAATGAGGCCTCTCTCGGATCTCTCTATCTCTTGGTATGCCGGCTGTGTCAGTGAACCAGGTACTCAGACATGAATGTCCGCCATGGCATGTGATGAGGGTCCTGGCGAAAATCACGTtgcgcggcctcgtccgttGACTCGATGATGGGTTTTTGCTTCCATTTATGGACAGCAGCAGGGTttgaggagggagggggagcagGGAACGAAGGATTGCTCAGACACACAAGCACAGCAGAGCATGTCCAGTCTGAATAatatagagagagaaaaagggaGACAAACGAGACGTACGCAATCCAGTGAGATGCTAAGCCCCTCTCCCATCCCCTCGAGCACAGTCGTTCATCCACCCATGGGAAGAATCGGAAACACGACCCTAGGCCTCTCTCGGTACACTGTTGCGCCTATGAAGAGGGCGTGATCAAAAAAGGAGGGGAAGAACGAAATTGTTGAGATGACGAGTTGCGAGGACTCGCTGCTGCTCGCATCCGCGCCCACCCCTCCCACCCCACCCCTTCTCGTCCGAGAGCCCTTGGCACCCGAACCATTGGCTTCTGCGTGTCTCGTCGCGATGAGCAATCACTTTCCTGGTGACGAATGCGTTTCCGGAAGGTTAGAGCTCTGTCTCTTCGTACGCCGCTCGCAAGCAAACACCGATGGAAAGTGTTTGCAATatatggatggatggatggatggatggatggcctATCTGACTTTTTTCATTCAACCAAAGCCTATTTCCCCGGCTCCCCTTAGATCTATCTGCCTTGTTCCCACGCCAATTAGATAGGGACATAACAGTAGCTTCCACAGCGATATATTTCTTCAATCTCTGGATATAAATAAGGAAAGTTGAGGGGACTTGAGTAGACCCAGTTTCTCCCGGAAACCGTCTATATCTGGAGTCCCAATGATATCTCTAAGCAAATGCCGACGCTAGCGAACATCTCTGACTGATGATGTATCTTGAGAGGCAAGACGAGGCAGCCAAAAGTCATGGGGTCTAGACTTTTAAGATTAACgtaaaaaagaaaagaaaaagagaagtCTTGGCTCGTTGCGGCCTGATGCAATTGcggaaaggaaaaaaaaaaagggctGTTTAGAAGAGGAAATGGGAAGCAAGTAAAAAGTTTTCCCCACCCCCCTCAAAGCCGACCCATGGCAGCTTCTTTTGCCAGGGTGTGGCCGACCGACCGCACGGATACCAGTGCGTGAAAGAGATAGTCCAGTGTCTGTCGAGTCAACCACACCCCCCTCAGCTGCGAAACCCAAAACGCCAAGCCTGCAATGTGGACTCGAAAACAGAATCGGACATGGACAAGAACCAAATCGTCGAGGAAAGAAAGGAGCAGAGGAGGCTTGAGTCGCCGCAGATGGCGAGAAGTGAACAAAAAAGGGAAAATGCAGAACATAATGGTATAAGAAAACTGGATCCCACGGCGATGCGGGCATCGTCATCCCGCTCGGCCGGCGTCCGCTCAGCGTCTTGGCCACCGCGCCatgacgggggggggggggggggggggggttgctgCTCGCTTCTACTGGCTTGCCACATGCTTAGCCGTCTTGGTTGTTCGTCTTGGTGAAAGGACGGCCAGTTCAGCGCCCGCCCAATGGTCAGGTGACCAAGGTACTCGGATGGCTTGGCTTCCCTCGTGCGGGAGGACCAGTGCCAAGTTGTCCGGCGGGCGGGTTGATCTTGAAGGTCGGTCTGGCCAGGCATAGGTCTTCCCCTCAATAGAGCAGGGATCGACCAAGATAGAGCACCGAAAGGGGTAAAAGGGAGAAAACCCAAAGAGGACGGGACGTGGCCAGGACCGTCCAAGTGAGCGGTAAGAACGGGCGTCTTGCTGTCATAATTCTCCATAGTTGCGTAAACGGAGGTGCAGCGTGGAGTGCCACAGCATCCTGTCTGCAGGGACGATGCTCGTTTGTGCCCGGTGCCATGACGTGGGGGTAAGTCGTGGGTGTAGCCGCTGGAGGGGGGTGGTCGATCTGGCCGCCCAGCGGGCATCTAGACTTTGGCCTTTGACTTCGCCGCATCAATGCAAGGGTGGGGCCTGCCCGCTGCGGGACGCAACGGAACCGACGCCCCTCGCCCTCAACCCGTCCTCTTGGTTGCCGGGTTGGGGGATGGCGTCCGCTCGTCCTGGCCATTGTAGATCAGCTGGAagccgtcgcggcggcagATGACAATGGGTTTGTCGTTCTCACAGCGCCCGATAATTTCGCTCGAGTCCGGCAGGTTGTAGGGCACCGCATCTTTGAAGTGGATAATTGGGCCGCCGTCCATTGTAAGCCC includes these proteins:
- a CDS encoding CORD and CS domain-containing protein encodes the protein MAEKCVHQGCGKLYTDAEELCVYHPGPPIFHEGQKGWKCCKPRVLTFEEFMTIPPCTTGKHSTTDLPPKIEQKPQADPDAAPSLADKLAASAPEPGRKPLSQATQAAPSPPPPPPESESDDASLEIPDGTTCRRKACSVTYRKGTSRDGESCVHHPGVPIFHEGSKGYSCCKRRVLEFDQFMKIEGCKTKDRHLFIGSGKKKNAAAAGGEEKLDTVRTDFYQTPSTVIASFFLKKIVKDSAKIEFKPQSIALDLPTSDSPPKRYTTEVPLFAPIDVGKSTFKVLGTKLEVNLAKAGGESWPVLRSDDRLTGEILQIGKAGRLQ